The genomic window CGGCGCTGGGCATGCCCTGGCTTGTCCTTTTCCCTTCAGCGCGCACAGGCTCCCTCGACCGTAGAAACCGCTACGCTCTTCGGTCGCGAGCACGCGCTGAAGGGGAAATGCCTGCGCCATGATCATGCCCCCTGGTGAGAAACGCGGGCCATCCCCCTCACCGGTTCTGGTCTCAGCCACCGACCCACATCCGGGGGGAGCCCCTCCGGCTGTGAGTCGCCCTCCTCACTGCTCGCCCGGGCCTCTGCCGGATTCGACCTCGAAAGCGCCGGGCGTTCCCTCCCCTCCGTCGCGACAGTCGACCAAATTTCTGAGACAGGACACCAGGCATCGGGGGAAGGTGTGGAAATCGGCATCGTCGGCTTTGGAAGGTTCGGTCGGTTCGCAGCGGAGATTCTCGGGAGGGATTTCCCGGTTGCCGTCTTTGACCGCAAGACTCTCTCCGGACAAGGCGGCGTTCGGTTCGCCACTCTAAGAGAGGTGGCCCGCAAGCCCTGCCTGCTGCTTTGCGTTCCCATCTCCCAAATGGAGCGGATATGCAGCCGCCTGGGGCCCCTGCTGACCCCCGGTCAACTGGTCATGGATACCTGCTCCGTCAAGGAAGAGCCGCTCAGGCTCATGTTGGACCTCTTCCCCGAGTCGGTTGAAGTCCTGGGAACCCATCCCCTCTTCGGTCCGGAAACGGGCCGTCACGGGATCGCCGGATTGGAAGTGGTTCTCTGCCCCGGCAGGGGCAACCGGACCGGGAAAGTCGAACAGTACCTGAAGAATCTGGGATTGAAGGTGACCGTGACCACCGCAATCGAGCATGACCGAGCCATGGCCAGGACCCAGGCCCTGTTCCACTTCCTGGCTCTAGGGTTTTCCCGGATGCACGTGGACCCCGACACCTTGTCCACGCCCGGCCCCGCCCAACTGTTCCGGGCCTTTGAGGATGTTCGGGGCGATTCCAGGCAGCTGTTTCGCGACCTGCAGCAAATGAACCGCTTTGCCCCCGGCCAGAGGAAAAAGCTCATCGACAGCCTGACTGCATTGGACAGGAGCCTGTCCAAGACGAAGGGCTGAGTGGCTCCCTGGCCGCACCGACCGCGTCCCGGACGTTCAGATCCTTCGTATCTCCTGCTGGATGGGATCCCCGGTGACCAGCAGCTCCTCCTCACCCAGGTAAACATTCAACTCGCTGCGGATGCCGAAATCCGGCAAGTAGATTCCCGGCTCTATGGAAAAGCAGGTGTGTGGAATCAAGAGCCGTTCGTCCCTGGTTTCCAATCCATCCATGTTGGCTCCGTTGCCGTGGTCCGACTCCCCGATGCTGTGGCCGGTCCGGTGGATGAAATACTGGCCGAACCCGGCCCGCGAGATCACCTGGCGAGCCACGCCATCCACCTCCCATCCCCGTACGGCAGTCCGTCGGCTGGTCTTGGAGCGCACGAACTCCAGGGTGCGATCCCGTGCCTCCCGGACCACGTCCCAGACCCGGACGATTCTGTCGGGGATCGATTCTCCCAGGAAGGCGACCCAGGTGTAGTCGGCGTAGACGGCCTGCGGCCTGGAGAGCTTGGCCCAGAAATCGATGAGCAGCAGGTCGCCCGGCCGGATGGGCGCCGAGCCTTCCGAGGAGGGTTCATAGTGGGGGTTCCCGCTGTTCCGGTTGACGGCCACTATGGGAGGAGAGGAGGATTCCAGGCCCCGTTCCCGATACCTTTGGCACATGCTCTGCTGCAACTCGTACTCGGTGAGATGGCGACGGTTCCCGGTGGCCTCCCCCACCTGATTGAAGGTCTCGAACAGGACGTCCATCAGGAGACGGCTGGCCTCGAGGTGGGTCTGGAGCTGTTCACGGCTCCAGCGCGCCTCGAAGTATTGAACCAGGTCGGCCGAGGAAACCACCGTCTTGCCGAGGCTGCGCACCAGCTCCAACGTGCCGGCATCCACTCTGGAAACATAGGGGATGAAGCATTGGGGAGAATACTCCATGGCCACCCGACTGCTCCCCTGTAGCAGGCGCTCCAGACCCGCCTGCATCTCCTCCCAACTGCTGAAGAGAACCGAGGGCGCTGGCTGTTGCTCGAAACCCTGGCGCTCGATGCTGTGACAAAGGAAGGTCATGGGGCCCTGGGCGGGGATCCAACAGAACCAGCGCCGGGTCAGCATGGCGTCCTGCAGACCGAGCAGCTTGCGGGCAATCGGATTGAGGCCCTGAAAGTCATATAGCAGCCATCCATCCAGCTTCCTGGCCTTTAATTGCGCTTGAACTTCCTGGAGATCCATGGTCATGGCGTCATCTGCTCCTTGATCGGAGGCGGTCCTTGAGGAGGTCGCCCGCCCTTACCGTCCTTCCTTCCTCACCAACGGCAATTGGCTTGACAAACCGGAAGGCCCGAGACTATCGTTCAGCCGCTCGCCCAAAGGCCCAGGGACCGGGGCAACCGGTCCTCTTCATGGCTGAAGTGGAATTATATGACGAGTTTGTGGTTAACCCGCAGCATTGGATTGCGGCGATTGTAAAGAGACCATCGAGGGAGTAAGCAGTCATGGCAGACAGGGAAAGAATGCTGTTCACCAGTGAGGCCGTTTCGGAAGGACATCCCGACAAGGTTGCGGATCAGGTGTCCGACGCCATCGTGGATGCCTACATCGCCGGCGACCCGGCGTCCCGGGTCGCGTGTGAGACGCTGGTGACCACCGACTATTGCCTGGTTGCGGGGGAAGTGACCTCCAATGCCAAGGACAGTGTCGACGTGGAGCAGGTCGTCAGGGATACGATTCGGGAGATCGGCTACGTGGAAGGTGGCATCGGTTTCGACTATCGGAGTTGCCGGGTAGACGTCAGGATCGATCCCCAGTCGGAGGATATCTCTCAGGGAGTTACCGAGGGCAAGGGGCTCTTCAAAGAGCAGGGAGCCGGGGACCAGGGCATGATGTTCGGCTACGCCTGTGACGAGACTCCGGAACTGATGCCGACCCCCATCATTCTGGCGCAGAAGCTGGTGGAAGAGCTGGCGAAGCTGCGTAAAACTGGTGCCCTGGACTATGTCCGACCCGACAGCAAGAGCCAGGTGACGGTGGAATATGCGGACGGCAAGCCGGTGCGCATCGACTCGCTGGTCATCTCGACCCAGCATCACGAAAGCGTCGCTCACCGGCAGATCCATGAAGATGTCCTGGAACAGGTTGTCCGCCCCGTCGTCCCGGCCAGCTTGCTGGACGATCAGACCCAGTACTATGTCAATCCCACGGGCAAATTTGTCCGCGGAGGCCCCCAGGGGGATACGGGCCTGACGGGGCGCAAGATCATCGTGGACACCTACGGGGGCTGGGCTCGGCATGGCGGCGGAGCTTTTTCGGGGAAGGACCCATCCAAGGTGGACCGAAGCGCCGCCTACGCGGCTCGCTATGTGGCCAAGAACGTTGTGGCGGCCGGACTGGCGGCGAAATGCGAGGTCCAGCTGGCTTATGCCATTGGTGTGGCGCAGCCGGTTTCGATTCTGGTCGACACCTTCGGCACCGGCAAGCTGAGCGGAGACGAACTGGTCAAGGTGGTTCGAGAGGTCTTCGATCTTCGGCCCAAGGGAATCATCGACGCGCTTTCTCTC from Acidobacteriota bacterium includes these protein-coding regions:
- a CDS encoding prephenate dehydrogenase: MEIGIVGFGRFGRFAAEILGRDFPVAVFDRKTLSGQGGVRFATLREVARKPCLLLCVPISQMERICSRLGPLLTPGQLVMDTCSVKEEPLRLMLDLFPESVEVLGTHPLFGPETGRHGIAGLEVVLCPGRGNRTGKVEQYLKNLGLKVTVTTAIEHDRAMARTQALFHFLALGFSRMHVDPDTLSTPGPAQLFRAFEDVRGDSRQLFRDLQQMNRFAPGQRKKLIDSLTALDRSLSKTKG
- a CDS encoding M24 family metallopeptidase; this translates as MTMDLQEVQAQLKARKLDGWLLYDFQGLNPIARKLLGLQDAMLTRRWFCWIPAQGPMTFLCHSIERQGFEQQPAPSVLFSSWEEMQAGLERLLQGSSRVAMEYSPQCFIPYVSRVDAGTLELVRSLGKTVVSSADLVQYFEARWSREQLQTHLEASRLLMDVLFETFNQVGEATGNRRHLTEYELQQSMCQRYRERGLESSSPPIVAVNRNSGNPHYEPSSEGSAPIRPGDLLLIDFWAKLSRPQAVYADYTWVAFLGESIPDRIVRVWDVVREARDRTLEFVRSKTSRRTAVRGWEVDGVARQVISRAGFGQYFIHRTGHSIGESDHGNGANMDGLETRDERLLIPHTCFSIEPGIYLPDFGIRSELNVYLGEEELLVTGDPIQQEIRRI
- the metK gene encoding methionine adenosyltransferase — protein: MADRERMLFTSEAVSEGHPDKVADQVSDAIVDAYIAGDPASRVACETLVTTDYCLVAGEVTSNAKDSVDVEQVVRDTIREIGYVEGGIGFDYRSCRVDVRIDPQSEDISQGVTEGKGLFKEQGAGDQGMMFGYACDETPELMPTPIILAQKLVEELAKLRKTGALDYVRPDSKSQVTVEYADGKPVRIDSLVISTQHHESVAHRQIHEDVLEQVVRPVVPASLLDDQTQYYVNPTGKFVRGGPQGDTGLTGRKIIVDTYGGWARHGGGAFSGKDPSKVDRSAAYAARYVAKNVVAAGLAAKCEVQLAYAIGVAQPVSILVDTFGTGKLSGDELVKVVREVFDLRPKGIIDALSLKRPIFRATAAYGHFGRPAGADGSFSWEKTDRAEALGRLARAAIASSG